In the genome of Fusarium poae strain DAOMC 252244 chromosome 1, whole genome shotgun sequence, the window ACACCATCAGCAGACTTGTTACCCACAGATGACGGTAGGAAGGCGCACCGTCTCTGTGCGCACTATCTGCCAGAGACATATATTGAAACTATTGACAATCAGGAAACCGTTGTCAACGTGTCGGAAATTCAAAAAGATCGACTCGACCTCAAGTGTCTTTACTGTCGCTCAAAACGTGGCGCATGCTTCCAATGTTCCCAGAAGAAGTGCGCCCGGGCGTATCATGCGACTTGTGCGGCGGCTGCTGGCGTTTTtgtcgaagaagaagaagtgcCAGTTTTTGGTGAAGATGGCACCGAGTACAAGGAGCAAGCTTTCGAATTTAGTTGTCGATTCCATCGGACCAAGCGTGATAAGAAACTCGACGGAGAGCTATTGGACATGGACACGCGTATCCAAACGTCAGCCTCAAAGATCCAGCCAGGCGAGACTTGCCAGTTCCAATACCACAAGGGTGATATTTTTGCTGGTGTTGTGATTGAGAACCGGGCTGACGAGCAAACACTTCTGGTTGATATTTTGCCTAACGGGTATGGACGACTTCTGAAACAAGATGAATTATCAGAGATCAAACTAACTTCTTGCAGTGATCGTCTCGAGGTTCAATGGAAGTGGTTGCTGGTACCCGATCCAGCTGATTACCGACTTCCAAAGGCATCGGCAAATGCTATTCCCATGCCCGCTTCACAAAAGGCCAAGGACAAGCTGAAGACCAGGCGACTTCATGACGGAAAGCCACAGAAAGACGATCCGTTCGTCGAAGGCTGCACATGGGCCGAGTTCCAGCTTCATCCTGTTTCAAACAAGGAACAGGTCAACATTGACTTTTCCAAACCCGACCAAATTTGGCATTACTTACCAAAGACATCGACTGATGCTCGCGCCCAATTCACTGAAGATCCTGCCAAGCAACGCCATAACCCTCAAGGCAATTTCCTTTCTACGGTTCCTAAGCCAGTGAAGCCAGTAAGACCACCAAGGGCAGTTCCACCCTACGCTCAGCAACGACCCTACCAGCCTGGGACTCCTTATAATACTGGTCGACTGGAGAGACCGTATGTGTACAAACCACGAATTCCTGCCGAGAGCAACTTGCCTACAATGGGTAGCTTCACCACGCAGAGGTTCGCACCGACTGCCCCTTTACCTGTCCCaattcaacatcatcacaCGCAGTACCCATCATATGCGCAGCCAGTACCCCCTGGACACCAGTCTCCTCATCCCGCATACTCTGCTCAGAGGTTTGAGGTTAGATCATCTCCAGCACCCATACCGCCTGGAAGCACTCCCACAATGCACAATCCCTTGAACGCACCTGTGCATTCTCAGCACACGCAATGGCCAAGGGTGACTAACGCTTCTCATCCTTCTCCCGTGCCTGCAGCTGCTGCTGGCGTAACGTATTTTCATAAGGGTGTTCACCAAAGCCCATATCAAGCACCGGCACACCATCAGCAGGCTCATCCTGTCCAACAACAAAATCATCACATGAAAGCATCCTGGCAGGTACATCAATCGATCTACCAGAGGTATCCCTTCTTCCAGGTCAACTACAACAGGTTCGTGTGGTAGACCCCCGTTCAACGGGGGCCTTGTTAACTCTTTCTTAGGGACTCAAATAAATACCGAACGCCATATGCTACTCAGGGAGGCTTCACAAACGGGTACGAAGGTAATATGAGAGCGCATATCATGGCCAATCCGGACGCCTTCCTGAGAGGTCAACCAAGCAATTATAACCACGGTGCCCACAGCTCTCCGTATCAGCGGCCATCTGCAGTTCCACCGCCAGCACCGTCCCCTTCACAGATGCCTCCCAGTGGGCATGAGTTCAGACAACAGTCTTTCCCGAAAGGAGTACCGGCGCCATCGCCAATGCCGACCCATCCGACCTCTGGACAATTTCCTCGCCCCGCCCTCAAAGCGCAGTATTTGCCCCCGATACAGTCACAGACACAGGCGCAGGGGCATCCGCAACAGTGCCAGCAACCCCAGCCGAACCCTCAACAAATGCGGAATCCCCAGGACACTACTCAAACCCCTAACCAAAACAGTAAACTCAAGACTGCAACAGTCTTCAAGCCGTACAAGGTAAGTACCTGGAATTCTCGATAGGAAGGACGGGTCGGCTGAACAGCCAATCCAGATACCACCCAAAGAGTCGCCAGTGCCATTGCCGGCAAACTTTTTGGCGGCAATGACATCGACGCCGAATACTATGGCTGCTGCCGGTCAACTGGCTCTGCAGCAGCCCTCGAACAAGGGTTCACCCGTTGAGCCCAAGCCTGTGCGAAAGGTGCAAGCAACGCAACAGTCGCCATCGGGGGCATCCACTCCAGGCAAACAGCCGCTTGGTGCTAAAATCTCCGAGACGCCTGTGCCAATTCCACGACTGCCGGGTTTCGTGCCCGTCTCGACATCTAGAGAACAAGCTGCTTCGCCACAGACGCATGTGTTAAATCACAATCAGTCAAGTCGACTTTTGCCTTCGCATCAGGGCAGTCCAGTGACGCCTGTAGCCACAAAAGAGCAGATGACACCGTCTGTTCGGGATGGCAAGCTTGCACTTACCAACGTGAACCCAGGGAATGCGCCTCAGACCGTATTGGCGGAGCAAGCCAATCTTTTCCAGCCACATGACTTCCCCGACGTTCCTGGAAGCGGATCTATGAAATTCATGGACAGTCTCTTGGAGAATATCCGTACCATTGCACGTCGCGACGAGAAGCCCTAGGCTGTTGCCAGCACAGCGCACCTCTGGACTTTACATATAGATACCCTTATATAACGGCAATTGTTTTTTATTGGACTCATGGGACGGCGTTTATGGAACACGTGCAGTGAATGGGGTCTAAGGAACATGGAGCGATACGGATGAGATGAAATGAATAGCCCTCATGAGGAATGAAAATAGCCTTGTGTAGTGTTATATTAAATCCAAGGTGAAACTATCTCCGTCATCTTTAGTCTAAAATACAATTTTACGATTTTGTGAAGGCAAACAACACGAAGCCTTTCAAATTTAGAGGATAAAGATACTTGTGGAGAATGAGCGAAGATGGCGTTAGGATAACCTCAACTTCGCTTCGGATACATACTTCTTGTGTGCTACGTAAATCAAAACACTCGGATGTTTGCTGATTGATTGTGGTGAAGAATTATACTAAAGTAATAACTAGGTACTGTATGTTGGTTGAGGTTGCATAACGGCCTGCGACTTGCTCTAACTGAACAGAGAGGTCTATCTCACCCGAGATTTGTTCCTAAGGGTAGTAGAAACAGATCGCTGAGCTTTCAGGTATAATAATAGCGAACGACGAAAGGGTCTACTCTAGGTAAAATGGCATAATTGTTAAATActtactaggtacctacctaggtaagtacctacctaggtacctaagtACTGGGGTGTCTGGATTTGTCTCTGGCATGTTTTCTGACAACCTGTGGCTCCCTCTCCTTCCTCATGACTTGGTATTTTGGGATATGACCACAAGGTACTTCTGGGCACGGGTGACAAAGTTGAAGCTGACGCCAAGGGGCATGGCTTTGTGAAACAAACGGCCGGCGGGCAAGTCAAAGCATGGAACCTGTCAGCTGGGTGCCACTGCGCAATACTGTTCGGGCACTTGGTGTCACTGCAGCGCTTCGCCGGGCTTGGGCATAATTCCAGACTCATATTTTCTTCAATAAATCAAAatcttttccctttctcttctttttcttcattCTGCCCATTCTCTCCAACACTCTGTCAACATGGCAAACTCATCAGCCTGGACAGACGAGGATAAACGAATTTCAGCTGTCCGAGATCCCGACTTTCCTCGATGCTCTTACACTCGTGGATGCCACCTGGGACAAGGAGGCTACGCAAGAGTCTATAAAGTTCTCGATCGCCGGACTGGACGTGTCTTTGCCGGCAAGACTTCCCCTGAAGCAGTTAAGCACTTGCGAAAGGAGGCCAGGATCTTGAGGAGCCTTCACCATGTaagttcttttttttcttcggCCTACTTACCTATTCTTCTGCGTTGAAAACTGATCGCGTAACAGCCCAACATTGTCAAGTATATTGAATACTTTGAAGAGGAGAATGACCCGTCTGCcaacatcctcgtcatcgagCTCTGCGCTGGTGGGAGTCTGCAGGATATAAACAACAACCATTCTGACGGTTTAGCAAGAACGGATGCTCTCCGGGTCATGCTTCAAGTCTCGCAGGCCGTCGAATATCTCCACGGGCTAAACCGCTTCCACGGAGATCTCAAGCCGCGGAACATCCTCATCCGTACATGGGATCCTGTCGAAGTCGTTGTCGCCGATTGCGCAGAGATTATGTCGATCAATCACATGCACCACCACAAGAGGCCTCACGGAACGCACTCATACTGGTCACCCTATATCTAGAGGCATCATGGGCACGCCGGAAAGAGCGACGACATCTGGGCTCTTGGCATTTCGTTGCTGGGCATGATGGGGCAGTCTCCTCATTTCTACAAAAAGGAGGAACGTATGTATCCACGTATATGCGCTACGCACGCTCGCAACTTGGATAGGCTGAACCCTGGACACGAAATCATCCAGATCCTGCTACGACTCCTTGAATGGAATCACAAAACAAGAATCACTGCGTCAGAGCTTGTGAAGTTGACGGCTGAGCTGATGGAAGCGAGACGCACTCAGAACGACCCCAAGGAAACGATGGACTTGGAGGTCCCCGAAGGAACTCGGGTGGTTGAGTTCTGGTAGATACCTGGGTGGTAGATCGATGAGGATATGGGCCGGCTTGCTACGCCTAGCGAATTGGATGAGTTAGTCATTTCAGGGACTGGTAACGGCCATGAAATTGGTTAACCGGATAAACAAATTTGCTAGGTTCTAAGCTTTAGACTAGAATTCGGATTGAATGTAATGAACTAGCCTGCTATTTCGTCTCCTGTGGCAGTCTGATTGATGTGCCTGAAGTTATTTAGCTTTTGAAGCTCCGATCATGTTATGCTGAAACTGCGGTTCATGCGATGAGATGAGTGAAATAGGTAATAATCGGAAGGAAACCCGACATATGTATCCTGTTAACTGCCGGGAGTCAAGCCTTGATTTGATATTGTTTCAACTTCCAGGGCATGTAAGTTGTCGAACCAATCCTGACAGAACAACTCCAACTATAATGCTCATGATTGGAGCTAGGTAATGACGCGATCAGCAGCAGGACACTTTTGGAACATTAGTCATCACAATATTCTCCGGTCACGGCGATGTCGCAACCTCTGCGACTTGTCAAAAGAAATAACTAAACTAAGTGAGAAAAAAAGCAGACCTGATTCGCCTTTGCTGAAAGATTCAAGCGTAGGTAACCTCTAAGGGCCTTTCTACAAACGTCCCCATTGGACTAACACGGAAAAGCTTCCTTGTTGATATTGCGCTCCATATTAACCCCGAGCCGCCCCTCCTCCCAGCCAATGCTCCGTACTACGCTCCGGAGCAGTATTATCCCTCTTCACTTCTCAAGACAATTTTCGAGCAGTATCAGAATCATGAGCAATCAAACTCAAAAACTCCAGCCCGCGGCCCGTGTCCAGGGTCAGAAGAAAGATGTCTGGTAAGGTCCCTCTAAACCATCGTGTTGAAACTGTGGCTCCTAACTCGGCCGAATAGGTCCATGATCAATGAAGCCGCTGCGTCTTCACCCATCCAGCCTATTGTGAACCTAGGTCAAGGTTTCTTTGGATACAATCCTCCCAACTTTATTCTCAACGCCGCCAAGGAGGCTTTGGATCGTGTTGAGTGCAATCAGTATGCTCCTGCTAAAGGACGGCCCCGTTTGAGGAAGGCTTTGGCGGATGCATACTCTCCTGGTTGGGGACGCCAGTTGGATCCTGAAACTGAGATTATTATCACCACAGGTGCCAATGAGGGAATGCTGAGTGCTTTTATGGGCTTTATCGAACCCGGCGATGAAGTTATTGTCTTTGAGCCGTTCTTTGACCAGTAAGTGCTTTCCATTCCATGCCGAAACATTCTCTAATCTCAGTTCAGGTACATCAGCAACATTCAGATGCCCGGAGGCAAGGTCGTCTATGTGCCTCTGCATCCTCCCAAGACTGGAGCCACCAAGGACTCATCAGCTGCAGACTGGACGATTGACTTTGAGGAGCTCGAAAAGGCTTTCACACCCCGCACCAAGATGATTGTCATCAACACTCCCCGTGAGTAGTGCCAATGATTCGCGCTGACCTCAGCGCTGACACTTAGCAGACAACCCCGTTGGCAAGGTCTTTTCCAAGAAGGAGCTACAAGGTATTGCAGATCTTGCTGTTAAGAACCAAACCATTATCCTCTCCGATGAAGTTTACGACAAACTCTACTATGTACCATTTACTCGAATCGCCAACCTTTCTCCTGAAGTGGAAAAGTTGACGCTCACTGTCGGCTCTGCTGGAAAGAACTTTTATGCCACAGGTTGGCGTGTTGGTGCGTTCGATCTGTTCTCACTTGATAAAATAATTCGTGCTTACAATTTACAGGCTGGTTGATTGGACCCCAAGAACTCATTCAATATGTGACTGCCGCCCATACACGAATTTGTTTCTCTACGCCCGCCCCTTTCCAAGAAGCCTCGGCTATCGGTTTCGAGCAGGCCGGCAAGAATGGTTTCTGGAAGGAAAcgatcaaggagatgaagggAAAGATAGACCGCCTCAAGGAAGTGTTTGAGGAGCTGAGATTGCCCGTGACCTACCCCGAGGGTGGTTACTTCCTTCTCGTCAATATGGCCAAGGTCAAGCTCCCGGAAGACTACCCCTTTCCTCCTCATGTAGCAAGCCGCCCACGAGACTTCAAGCTGGCGTGGTTCTTGATTCAGGAGATCGGTGTTGCGGCCATCCCACCAACAGAGTTCTATACTCCGGGCAATGCGCACTTGGCAGAGGATTATATCCGATTTGCTGTGTGTAAGAATGATGATGTTTTGGAGCAGGCCAAGGAGAGGCTAAGGGGGCTGAAGAAGTATATTCAAGAATAGATATATCAGTAGGCAAATGAAGGAGAAATGAATAAATCCGTCAAAGAGGGTGGATTAGATTTTAGATGGATGATTATATGATATGTACTTGCATTTGAGACTGtttctagagatataaatgGGACAAACCAGGGTGTGTAGCAACTCTCATGTTAGCTTGCATGTATTACGGTGTAGATACTAGAATATGACTAAAGTGACATGTACTCAAATATCTCAGTTTTTTCTTCAGTATACATTCACCGCTATACATTTATTTATTATGTATTAATTATCTGCATCTCTCGACTCCGATATCAAAAGTGGAGGATCCCGATCGTGGAAATGGCCTATCGTAGGCGCGGAGCCGGCCGTTAGCGAGGTGCATCGTggggaagaaagaggctCCTTGCTTGGTCCTTTCCTTCCCCGCACGAGCATTGACTGCGGAAGGTCGGGTGTAAATCTGTATTAGGCTTATCAGTGGCAATTAGTTAACGTTTACACGTCCTAGACAAACAATTCGTGATCCCTCATTCGCCCAGTATTCGTGACAAAAAAACATCTTGTTAAGGAAAGGGAAGGTGCCGATGCATAAGGACCGACTGCTCTGCTCCTACCAAATACCATGCAGAAGCGGATGCTATCTTTTACCCGCTGGCTAACCTGTGACGGCCACGTCTCGTGAACTTCCCCCTCTTACAGTACAACCTGAAGTGCTACTGTACAACGCCTCGGTTCGTCTATTGATAAGAGTGCTTTAAAAGGGTCCTTGCCTCTTAATTCAACCGTTTTTCTGTCCTTTCCCATTCTGatttttgttcttctttctcttctacAGCCCAGGCACTTCCTAGAGGTTATTTTACACCCTTccataggtacctacataATACCTCCACTAAAGAAGTCATGGCGCCTAGCGCTGTATCGCCCGTGAGGGACACCAACCCTGAACCGCTGGCAACCTTGACTTCCAAATTTGACGATACTCTACGATTCTACCTTAATGGAACCAAAGTCGTCCTGGATGAGATAGACCCAGAAGTGACAGTCTTGGAATATCTAAGGGGAATCGGTCTCACAGGAACAAAACTGTAAGAGTTCGCCCCATGGTCGCCGAAAGCTTCCCCAATGATGCTAACAACTCAGTGGCTGTGGCGAAGGTGGTTGCGGAGCCTGCACAATCGTGGTCAGCCAGTATAACCCGACTACCAAACAGATTTACCATGCCAGTGTCAATGCCTGTTTGGCTCCCCTGGTCAGTTTGGACGGTAAACATGTCGTTACCGTTGAAGGTATCGGCAGTTCCCAGAAACCCCACCCTACTCAGGAGCGTATCGCCAAATCAAATGGCAGCCAATGTGGCTTTTGTACTCCCGGTATCGTGATGAGCTTGTATGCCTTACTACGCAATAACAACTCTCCCTCTAAAGATGATATCGAAGAGGCGTTCGATGGCAACTTGTGCAGATGTACTGGCTATCGGTCCATTCTAGATGCGGCTCAAACCTTCAGCGTTGATAAGCCCGGTAGCAAGTTTAAAAAAGCAGGTGGCAGCGGGTGTTGCATGGAAAATGGCAACGGACCACCCAGCGGAGGCTGCTGCATGGACAAGGCAAATCTGGACGACAAACCTATCAAGCGATTCACACCACCGGGTTTCATTGAGTACAACCCCGATACGGAGCTTATCTTCCCGCCCGCTCTGAAGCGACATGAACTACGGCCTCTGGCCTTCGGCAACAAGAGGCGTAGATGGTATCGCCCCGTCACTACAGAGCAACTCTTGCAGATCAAGAGCGCTCATCCCCAGGCCAAGATTATTGGTGGAAGTACGGAAACTCAAATCGAAACCAAGTTCAAGGCACTGGAGTATCCTGTGTCCGTCTATGTAGGCGATATCGCTGAGCTGCGTCAGTACAGTTTCAAGGATGACCACCTCGAGGTTGGCGGTAATGTTGTCCTGACTGACCTGGAAAGCATCTGTGAACATGCTATCCCGCATTACGGACGTGATCGTGCCCAGGTTTTCGAGGCTATGCTCAAGCAGCTCAAGTACTTTGCTGGCCGACAAATCCGAAATGTTGGTACTCCAGCAGGAAACCTTGTTACAGCTTCACCAATCTCGGATCTCAACCCCGTTTTATGGGCGGCgaacgctgtgttggttGCAAAGTCTTCGACTAAGGAAATAGAGATCCCTGTCTCCCAATTTTTTACTGGCTATCGAAAGACAGCACTTGCTCAGGATGCGATCATTGCTTCAATACGCATTCCTGTCACCCATGACAAGGGCGAATTCTTCAGAGCATACAAGCAGGCCAAAAGGAAGGATGATGACATTGCCATTGTCACTGGAGCACTGAGAGTTCGTCTGGATGATGAAGGTATCGTTCAAGAAGCAAACCTCATCTATGGCGGTATGGCTGCTATGACGGTAGCTGCCAAAACAGCCGGAGAATACTTGGTAGGACGACGTTTCGCCGACTTGGAAACGCTAGAGGGAACAATGAATGCACTAGGTCGAGATTTCGACTTGCAATTCAGTGTTCCAGGTGGCATGGCGTCCTATCGAAAGTCTTTGGCATTTGGATTCTTCTACCGGTTCTATCATGACGTCCTGACGGTTACCAACGGAAGTTCCGAACAGGTTGACAAGGAAGCTATTGACGAGATCGAGCGAGATATATCCAATGGCGAGGTAGATGAATATGCCGCAGTCGCTTACGAAAAAGAAGTGACTGGAAAGGCCAATCCCCACCTGGCAGCCCTCAAACAGACGACCGGCGAAGCGCAATACACCGACGATATGCCTGCATTGAAGAATGAGCTGCATGCTTGCTATGTTCTCTCGAAACGAGCACACGCCAAACTCCTCTCTGTCGATTACTCGGCTGCTCTTGACATACCTGGAGTTGTAGATGTTGTTGACAAGGATGACATGCCCTCTCCAGAGGCCAACAAGTTTGGTGCTCCTCATTTTGACGAGGTATTCTTTGCAGAAGATGAGGTTTTGACAGTGGGCCAGCCAATTGCTCTGATTCTAGCGACATCTCCTCAGAGGGCGCAGGAGGCAGCGCGAGCAGTCAAGATTGAGTACGAAGATCTTCCAACAGTGCTTTCGATCGAAGATGCTATCGCCGCTGACAGCTATCACAACTTCTACCGGGAGATCAAGAAAGGAGATGTGGAGGAGGCCTTCGAAAAGTGCGACCATGTCTTCACTGGAACAGTGAGAATGGGTGGACAAGAACACTTTTACTTGGAGACAAATGCTTGTTTGGTTGTCCCCAAGCCTGAGGACGGAGAGATAGAGATCTTCGCCAGTACACAGAACGCCAACGAAACGTGAGTTTGCCCACAGTCTTTCCGGTTACATACTGACAGCCCGCCAGGCAGGTTTTTGCTTCACGAGTGTGTGATGTACAATCGAACAAGGTTGTCGTCCGCGTGAAGCGACTGGGGGGTGGTTTTGGTGGAAAAGAATCGCGATCTGTAGTACTCAGCTCCGCCTTGGCACTTGCAGCAAAGAAGACCAAAAGGCCGGTCCGATACATGCTAACTCGAGAGGAAGATATGGTAATCAGTGGCCAACGACATCCTTTTCTTGGTCGGTACAAAGTTGGTGTGAACAAGGATGGTAAGCTCCAAGCCCTGGAGTGTGACGTCTTCAACAATGCAGGATGGACTTTCGATCTCAGCGCGGCCGTATGCGAGCGAGCCATGACCCATATTGACGGGTGCTACGACATACCAAATGTCCACATTCGTGGACGCCTATGCAAGACGAACACAATGTCCAATACAGCTTTCCGTGGGTTTGGTGGTCCTCAGGGCATGTTCATCGCAGAGTCGTATATGGAAGAAGTGGCTGATCGACTGGGAATGCCTGTCGAGACACTGCGACAGGTTAACTTGTACGAGAGTGATGGAGTGACTCATATTGGACAAGGCTTGGGAGATTGGCATGTACCACTCATGTACAAGCAGGTGCAAGATGAGGCTATGTACACCGCACGCCGACATTTTATCACCGAGTTCAACGAGACCAACAAGTGGCGGAAGAGAGGCTTAGCACTGATCCCAACCAAGTTCGGTATCTCTTTCACCGCTTTGTTTCTGAACCAGGCCGGAGCATTGGTACACATTTATCACGATGGCTCTGTTCTAGTAGCTCATGGTGGTACGGAGATGGGACAAGGCTTGCACACTAAGCTCACTCAAATTGCTGCACAAGCATTGGGTGTACCACTGGACAACGTCTTCATCTCAGAAACTTCGACAAATACGGTGGCCAACGCATCCGCAACGGCTGCGTCGGCTTCGTCAGACCTGAACGGATATGCCATCTTCAATGCATGCGAAATGTTGAACGAGCGATTGGCACCGTACCGAAAGAAGCTTGGCCCTGAGGCGACGATGAAAGACCTCGCCCACGCCGCTTATTTTGATCGCGTTAACCTTTCAGCGCAGGGCTTCTACAAGACGCCTGAAATTGGATATGATTGGACCACCGGCAAGGGCAAGATGTTCTTCTACTTCACTCAAGGAGTTGCGGCAGCTGAGGTGGAGGTCGATCTACTGACTGGAACCTGGACATGCATTCGGGCAGACATCAAGATGGACGTTGGCCAGTCCATAAATCCAGCAATCGACTATGGCCAAATTCAAGGTGCTTTTATCCAAGGTCTCGGTCTCTTCACAATGGAAGAATCACTCTGGTTGCGCAACGGCCCAATGGCAGGCCACCTCTTTACGCGGGGACCTGGAGCATACAAGATCCCCGGCTTCCGAGATATTCCCCAGACGTTCAATGTGTCGCTTCTCAAGGATGTGGAATGGAAGGAACTGCGCACGATTCAGAGAAGTCGTGGTGTA includes:
- a CDS encoding hypothetical protein (BUSCO:2371at5125), whose amino-acid sequence is MSESTSKSIDAGAAVANALDSRDPVVATAPADSNPNNTATAKTDPAFLHSPPDSNNTAKSDGSDSELSDLEDEPILSDPPQPVDPSDKNTSDEDKDKPSHEDIGEVLPDDWSGAVPIFKPTMHQFRDFKRFMEAVNSYGMKSGIIKVIPPQEWIDSLPKLDDLVKQVKVREPIKQDIMGSNGTYRQVNIVHGRSYNLPQWRQLCDQSEHQPPARRGERRANAEKPKPRTRTTAPAPKPVDPSVPKKRGRGRPAKRGGRGRRANPEPAEDAEDRPMTPISPKPDATEMDDKPVESVEQDPGEEVEDDYEPKVGRMGVSRPARTKTQTVSARRKYSRREGSAMIDEAAFKDWDYKMETSEYTPERCEELERAYWKTLTYAPPLYGADLMGTLFDESTEEWNLNKLPNLLDVLGTKVPGVNTAYLYLGMWKATFAWHLEDVDLYSINYLHFGAPKQWYSISQADARRFEAAMKNIWPTDAKACDQFLRHKGFLISPQHLKSHYNITVNKVVSYPGEFVVTYPYGYHSGYNLGYNCAEAVNFALDSWLEIGKIAKKCECAQAQDSVWVNVYEIERKLRGEETEYEETEEEEEDDEEDDDDEQSGMPTPPSISGVKIKEPRRKRKRGPGDKSGKVKVKKIRLRLKAKAEPPCCLCPNDTPSADLLPTDDGRKAHRLCAHYLPETYIETIDNQETVVNVSEIQKDRLDLKCLYCRSKRGACFQCSQKKCARAYHATCAAAAGVFVEEEEVPVFGEDGTEYKEQAFEFSCRFHRTKRDKKLDGELLDMDTRIQTSASKIQPGETCQFQYHKGDIFAGVVIENRADEQTLLVDILPNGDRLEVQWKWLLVPDPADYRLPKASANAIPMPASQKAKDKLKTRRLHDGKPQKDDPFVEGCTWAEFQLHPVSNKEQVNIDFSKPDQIWHYLPKTSTDARAQFTEDPAKQRHNPQGNFLSTVPKPVKPVRPPRAVPPYAQQRPYQPGTPYNTGRLERPYVYKPRIPAESNLPTMGSFTTQRFAPTAPLPVPIQHHHTQYPSYAQPVPPGHQSPHPAYSAQRFEVRSSPAPIPPGSTPTMHNPLNAPVHSQHTQWPRVTNASHPSPVPAAAAGVTYFHKGVHQSPYQAPAHHQQAHPVQQQNHHMKASWQVHQSIYQRYPFFQVNYNRDSNKYRTPYATQGGFTNGYEGNMRAHIMANPDAFLRGQPSNYNHGAHSSPYQRPSAVPPPAPSPSQMPPSGHEFRQQSFPKGVPAPSPMPTHPTSGQFPRPALKAQYLPPIQSQTQAQGHPQQCQQPQPNPQQMRNPQDTTQTPNQNSKLKTATVFKPYKIPPKESPVPLPANFLAAMTSTPNTMAAAGQLALQQPSNKGSPVEPKPVRKVQATQQSPSGASTPGKQPLGAKISETPVPIPRLPGFVPVSTSREQAASPQTHVLNHNQSSRLLPSHQGSPVTPVATKEQMTPSVRDGKLALTNVNPGNAPQTVLAEQANLFQPHDFPDVPGSGSMKFMDSLLENIRTIARRDEKP